A genomic window from Punica granatum isolate Tunisia-2019 chromosome 2, ASM765513v2, whole genome shotgun sequence includes:
- the LOC116195538 gene encoding protein PHR1-LIKE 2, translating into MFSALHSLPQLDHGAGMGADFAGGPFDGTHLGGGGGSDSCLVLTADPKPRLRWTAELHERFVDAVTQLGGPDKATPKTIMRTMGVKGLTLYHLKSHLQKYRLGKQSCKDSNDNQKDAPCNAEGQGQNTSSSSAPSRVSQQKSNDGLQVTEALRVQMEVQRRLHEQLEVQRRLQLRIDTQGKYLQSILEKACKALNEQFAAYSGVGVEAVGEDLSGLTNKVPNDSSGNSHLSPSAKTITLSEIANSIESKNMPTGDCSLESSIGNQFSPTGLGLGSSAMRKRPFESSMQKQVEWMMNNI; encoded by the exons ATGTTCTCGGCACTGCACTCCCTGCCCCAGCTAGATCACGGGGCCGGCATGGGCGCCGACTTCGCCGGCGGTCCCTTCGATGGGACCCATctcggcggcggcggcggcagcGACTCCTGCCTCGTCCTCACCGCCGACCCCAAGCCCCGCCTCCGCTGGACGGCCGAGCTCCATGAGCGCTTCGTCGACGCTGTGACCCAGCTCGGCGGGCCCGACA AAGCAACCCCTAAGACCATTATGCGGACAATGGGGGTGAAAGGCCTTACACTTTATCACTTGAAATCACACCTTCAG AAATACCGCTTGGGAAAACAATCATGCAAGGACTCAAATGACAACCAAAAGGACG CTCCTTGCAATGCTGAGGGCCAAGGCCAGAACACGAGTTCATCTTCAGCTCCATCAAGAGTGAGCCAGCAAAAGTCAAATGA TGGTTTACAAGTTACCGAGGCTCTGAGAGTGCAAATGGAAGTCCAACGAAGACTTCATGAGCAGCTTGAG GTCCAGCGCCGCCTCCAACTGAGGATCGATACACAGGGGAAGTACCTACAGTCGATACTGGAGAAAGCCTGCAAAGCCCTTAATGAGCAGTTTGCTGCATATTCTGGGGTTGGAGTTGAAGCAGTGGGGGAAGACCTCTCTGGACTAACCAACAAAGTTCCCAACGACTCTTCGGGAAACTCACATTTGAGCCCTTCCGCTAAAACAATCACCTTGTCTGAGATAGCAAATTCAATAGAATCCAAGAACATGCCCACTGGTGACTGTTCTTTGGAGAGCTCAATCGGGAACCAGTTCTCCCCAACAGGACTCGGGTTGGGGAGTTCCGCGATGAGGAAGAGACCATTTGAGAGCAGTATGCAGAAACAAGTAGAGTGGATGATGAACAATATATGA
- the LOC116195537 gene encoding receptor like protein kinase S.2 has protein sequence MQLDHRLCFILPPDSGDLSRLDAEQPKPLPKVVKPKKKLVEHDDHNHRGCGKQVQALLRELLARIYDSKWLRFLHQDGRPGKDRCSGPFFDMDGVQLSDKVGMDNPRIFSYAELYIGSKGFSDDEVLGSGGFGRVYRTVLPSDGTVVAVKCVAEKGERFEKTFAAELAAVAHLRHRNLVRLRGWCVHEDELLLVYDYMPNRSLDRVLFRRPENDNTDMVPISWDRRRKIINGLAVGLHYLHEQLETQIIHRDVKTSNVMLDSDFNARLGDFGLARWLEHELQYQSAAPRVSLKNRQFRLADTTRIGGTIGYLPPESFERGTIATAKSDVFSFGIVVLEVASGRRAVDLTYTEDQIVLLDWVRRLSDEGKLLQAGDNRLPDGSFRLSEMEEMVHLGLLCTFHNPQSRPSMKWVVEALSSNIAGKLPALPALHSHPQYISLSSSSNTTISTATSVTSRSTTTTSTASSQYHTAIRDTIYATAEKGYTDSNSESTTNGLQRRRSNKFFIVETPREISYKELVSATNNFSESRRVAELDFGTAYYGILGNNHHQILVKRLGMNKCPALRARFSDELQNLGRLRHRNLVQLRGWCTEQGEMLVVYDYSATRLLSHLLFDHHHERKPARPVLRWHHKYNIIRSLASAILYLHEEWDEQVIHRNITSSAIILDPDMNPRLGCFALAEFLTRNDHAHKSASKKSKSVRGIFGYMSPEYIESGEATTKADVYSFGVVILEILTGQLAVDFRRKDVLLVRKAHEVEPRSLEEMIDLMLIEEGDQREMVRLVKLGIACTKSNPESRPSMRQIVSILDGNDTCFTESRDESMDEWRRKNATALSLIRSMQALGIQ, from the coding sequence ATGCAGCTCGACCATCGCTTGTGCTTCATCCTACCGCCCGACTCCGGCGACCTCTCTAGGCTCGATGCCGAGCAACCCAAACCGTTGCCGAAGGTTGTCAAACCGAAGAAGAAGCTAGTTGAGCACGATGATCATAACCACCGGGGTTGCGGGAAGCAAGTACAAGCTTTGCTTCGGGAACTGTTGGCCCGCATCTATGACTCCAAATGGCTCAGGTTCCTCCACCAAGATGGCCGGCCGGGGAAGGACCGTTGCTCGGGCCCGTTCTTCGACATGGATGGTGTTCAGTTGTCGGACAAGGTCGGGATGGACAACCCGAGGATCTTCAGCTATGCGGAGCTTTATATTGGATCGAAGGGGTTCAGCGACGATGAGGTTCTCGGCAGCGGAGGGTTCGGGAGGGTTTATCGGACCGTTTTGCCCAGTGACGGGACGGTGGTGGCAGTGAAATGTGTCGCGGAGAAGGGGGAGAGGTTCGAGAAGACGTTCGCGGCTGAGCTGGCTGCTGTTGCACACCTTCGCCACCGGAACCTTGTCAGGCTCCGGGGTTGGTGTGTACATGAGGATGAGCTTCTCCTTGTCTATGACTACATGCCTAACCGGAGCCTTGATCGAGTGCTATTCAGGCGGCCTGAGAACGATAACACTGACATGGTACCGATTAGCTGGGATCGACGGAGAAAGATAATCAATGGGCTCGCGGTGGGTTTGCATTACCTCCACGAGCAGCTTGAGACCCAGATCATTCACCGGGATGTGAAGACGAGTAATGTGATGCTAGACTCCGACTTCAACGCTCGACTGGGCGACTTCGGGCTGGCGCGATGGTTAGAGCACGAGCTCCAGTACCAAAGTGCAGCCCCACGTGTTTCCTTGAAGAACCGCCAGTTCCGGCTCGCTGACACAACTAGGATTGGCGGAACGATCGGATATCTTCCACCTGAGAGCTTTGAGAGGGGAACCATTGCGACAGCAAAATCGGATGTTTTTAGTTTCGGGATAGTAGTACTGGAGGTGGCGTCGGGTCGGAGGGCGGTGGACCTCACTTACACCGAGGACCAAATCGTCTTGCTTGATTGGGTTCGGAGGTTGTCTGATGAGGGAAAGCTCTTGCAAGCGGGGGATAATCGACTCCCCGACGGGTCTTTCCGCCTCTCGGAAATGGAAGAGATGGTCCATCTCGGACTCCTCTGCACGTTCCATAACCCACAATCCCGGCCGAGCATGAAGTGGGTCGTGGAGGCTCTCTCCAGTAATATTGCCGGAAAACTTCCAGCCCTCCCCGCTTTGCATTCACATCCACAATACATCTCCCTGTCCTCAAGCTCAAACACTACCATCTCCACTGCTACTTCAGTCACCTCCAGGTCCACTACCACAACATCCACTGCATCATCGCAGTATCATACGGCCATCCGGGATACGATATATGCCACTGCCGAGAAAGGATATACGGATTCCAATTCCGAATCCACCACTAATGGTCTCCAACGTCGACGATCGAACAAATTTTTCATTGTTGAGACTCCCCGTGAGATATCATATAAAGAGCTCGTCTCTGCCACGAACAACTTCTCAGAGTCTCGGAGGGTGGCGGAGCTAGACTTTGGGACTGCCTACTATGGGATTCTCGGCAACAACCACCATCAAATCCTCGTGAAAAGGCTCGGGATGAACAAGTGCCCTGCCTTGCGGGCAAGGTTCTCAGATGAGCTCCAGAACCTTGGACGGCTCAGACACCGCAACCTTGTGCAACTCCGAGGGTGGTGCACCGAGCAAGGAGAGATGCTCGTGGTGTATGACTACTCAGCGACTCGCCTTCTGAGCCACCTCCTGTTTGATCATCATCACGAGCGGAAACCTGCTCGCCCTGTCCTGAGATGGCATCATAAGTATAATATTATCAGATCGCTTGCCTCTGCGATTCTCTATCTCCATGAGGAATGGGACGAGCAAGTGATCCACCGGAACATTACCTCCTCGGCCATAATTCTCGATCCCGATATGAACCCAAGGCTCGGCTGCTTTGCCCTTGCGGAGTTCTTGACACGGAACGACCATGCACACAAGTCAGCTAGTAAGAAAAGCAAGTCGGTCAGAGGAATTTTCGGATACATGTCCCCTGAGTATATCGAGTCAGGGGAGGCAACAACAAAAGCTGATGTTTATAGCTTTGGGGTAGTGATTCTCGAGATACTCACGGGGCAGTTGGCGGTTGATTTCCGAAGGAAGGATGTACTGCTAGTGCGTAAGGCTCATGAAGTAGAGCCGAGGAGTTTAGAGGAGATGATTGATTTAATGCTAATCGAAGAGGGTGACCAAAGAGAGATGGTGAGGTTAGTGAAGCTTGGGATTGCTTGCACTAAAAGTAATCCTGAGTCGAGGCCAAGCATGAGGCAGATAGTGAGCATACTTGACGGAAACGATACATGCTTCACAGAGAGTCGGGATGAGAGCATGGATGAGTGGAGGCGGAAGAACGCGACGGCTCTTTCACTGATTAGAAGCATGCAAGCCCTGGGAATACAGTAG